Proteins from a single region of Enoplosus armatus isolate fEnoArm2 chromosome 6, fEnoArm2.hap1, whole genome shotgun sequence:
- the LOC139286210 gene encoding alpha-1,3-mannosyl-glycoprotein 4-beta-N-acetylglucosaminyltransferase C-like produces MASQFIRGLLCHFMHIKDPCQPTERTEETLPQTANNLPTSAVRSVISRLMWKSVDKMRCFRKRSMFPFLGFLITFLLFFNLYMDDGYVLEAEKTQLGETLMHPANSERYVHTFRDLSNFSGTINVTYRYLAGIPLPRKKYLTIGLSSVKRKKGNYLLETIKSIFDQSSYEELKEIVVVVHLADFDLVWCENLVQEITRKFAHHIIAGRLLVIQAPEEYYPSLDGLKRNYNDPEDRVRFRSKQNVDYAFLLNFCTNLSHFYMMLEDDVRCSRNFLTALKKVITSREGSYWVMLEFSKLGYIGKLYHSKDLPRLAHFLLMFYQEMPCDWLLIHFRGLLAQKDVIRFKPSLFQHMGYYSSYKGAENKLKDDDFEEDSIDIPDNPPANLYTNINVFENYDATKAYSSIVDEYFWGKPPCTGDFFVIIFNKSTKISRIKIVTGTEDRQNDILHHGALEVGQKSVETKQGRQCTSYITLGEFKGGSIEVDNVDHKIGFDIECVRIVVTASQKEWLIIRTISLWTTQPVGQFNK; encoded by the exons TGAGAAGCGTGATCTCGAGGCTCATGTGGAAGTCCGTGGACAAGATGAGGTGTTTCAGGAAACGATCCATGTTCCCCTTCCTCGGCTTCCTCATCACCTTTCTGCTCTTCTTCAATCTTTACATGGATGATGGATACGTGCTG GAGgctgagaaaacacagctgGGAGAGACGCTGATGCATCCTGCGAACTCTGAGAGATACGTTCACACGTTCAGAGATCTGTCTAATTTCTCTGGAACTATTAATGTGACGTATCGCTACCTTGCAGGAATCCCTTTGCCACGCAAAA AGTACCTTACCATCGGTTTGTCATCTGTcaagaggaaaaaggggaaCTACCTTCTGGAGACGATCAAATCCATCTTTGATCAGTCCAGTTACGAGGAACTGAAAGAGATTGTGGTTGTGGTCCACCTGGCAGACTTTGACCTCGTCTGGTGTGAGAACCTGGTGCAGGAAATCACCAGGAAGTTTGCTCACCACATCATAGCTGGACGCCTCCTGGTGATCCAGGCCCCTGAGGAGTACTATCCATCTTTAGATGGGTTGAAAAGGAACTACAACGACCCGGAGGACCGGGTCCGGTTCCGTTCCAAGCAGAACGTGGACTACGCTTTCCTCCTCAACTTCTGCACAAACCTCTCTCACTTCTACATGATGTTAGAGGACGACGTGCGCTGCTCCAGGAACTTCCTGACGGCGCTGAAGAAGGTGATCACCTCCAGAGAAGGTTCCTACTGGGTGATGCTGGAGTTCTCCAAGCTGGGCTACATCGGGAAGCTGTACCACTCCAAAGACCTGCCCCGTCTGGctcatttcctcctcatgtTCTACCAGGAAATGCCCTGCGACTGGCTCCTCATCCACTTCAGAGGTCTGCTGGCCCAGAAGGACGTGATCCGCTTCAAGCCCTCGCTGTTCCAGCACATGGGCTACTACTCCTCTTACAAAGGAGCAGAGAACAAGCTGAAGGACGACGACTTCGAGGAAGACTCCATAGACATTCCTGACAACCCTCCTGCCAACCTTTACACAAACATCAACGTCTTTGAGAACTACGACGCCACCAAGGCGTACAGCAGTATCGTTGACGAGTATTTCTGGGGGAAGCCTCCGTGCACTGGAGATTTCTTTGTCATAATCTTTAACAAATCAACTAAAATCAGCAGAATTAAAATTGTGACGGgcacagaggacagacaaaaTGACATTCTTCATCACGGAGCTCTGGAAGTAGGACAGAAGTCTGTGGAAACTAAACAGGGAAGGCAGTGCACGTCCTACATCACATTAGGAGAGTTCAAAGGCGGAAGCATTGAGGTCGACAATGTGGACCACAAGATCGGCTTTGACATCGAGTGTGTACGAATAGTCGTCACTGCCAGTCAGAAAGAATGGCTCATCATAAGAACTATCAGTTTATGGACCACACAACCTGTAGGTCAGTTTAACAAGTAA